The genomic segment AGTTTTTAAGATGTCTGATTATAGGTTGTGGTTGTATCTGCTGTGTGATGGTAGTAAGACTGATTCACCGCATTCCAGTCTCCTGTTGCAGCATATGCCTGGCTTGCAGCATTCCAATCAGTTGTCCTGGGAGCCCCTGGCACAGAACCTTGCGCCACAGCTTGTTGACTGTATGCACCAGCTTGAGCACTGTATTGAGGCGTGTATCCAACAGCCTGGGCACCATATTGCGTTGTGTATCCAACAGCTTGACCATACGGTTGTTGAGCGTACCCAGCTGCTGCATCTTGGGGTTGCTGAGCGTATCCAGTTGTGCAGCATAGGGTTTGCTGAGCGTATCCAGTTGCTGCAGCATGGGGTTGCTGACCGTATCCAGTTGCTACATCTTGGAGTTGTTGAGCGTATCCAGTTGCTGCATCATAGGATTGCTGAGCGTATCCAGTTGTTGCAGCATGGGGTTGTTGAGCGTATCCAGCAGCTGCATCTTGGGGTTGCTGAGCATACCCAGTTGTTGCAGCATGGGGTTGCTGAACGTACCCAGTTGAAGCAGCATGGTTTTGCTGAGCGTACGCAGTTGATGCAGAATAGAGT from the Brassica napus cultivar Da-Ae unplaced genomic scaffold, Da-Ae ScsIHWf_3038;HRSCAF=3832, whole genome shotgun sequence genome contains:
- the LOC125602921 gene encoding RNA-binding protein FUS-like; this encodes MQAVNAATAGYPTPAHGEVPQVASDYAYKPQTKLQHTQLYAGGPGYTQQPHETGYAHQLYSASTAYAQQNHAASTGYVQQPHAATTGYAQQPQDAAAGYAQQPHAATTGYAQQSYDAATGYAQQLQDVATGYGQQPHAAATGYAQQTLCCTTGYAQQPQDAAAGYAQQPYGQAVGYTTQYGAQAVGYTPQYSAQAGAYSQQAVAQGSVPGAPRTTDWNAASQAYAATGDWNAVNQSYYHHTADTTTTYNQTS